One Thermofilum pendens Hrk 5 DNA segment encodes these proteins:
- a CDS encoding 50S ribosomal protein L30e: MGAEFIRELQTAIKTGKVVLGSRKTIKLLSTGKAKMVILAQNAPTIIAEEIKYKARLAGIPVYVFEGTSKDLGAACNKPFFVSAIAVLDPGESNLIEMAKGARA, encoded by the coding sequence ATGGGTGCGGAGTTCATTAGGGAGCTTCAAACAGCGATAAAGACGGGGAAGGTCGTGCTGGGTTCGCGTAAAACCATAAAGTTGCTTTCGACGGGGAAAGCTAAGATGGTTATTCTCGCTCAGAATGCACCGACGATAATCGCGGAGGAGATCAAGTACAAGGCTAGGCTAGCCGGGATACCTGTCTACGTCTTCGAGGGGACGAGCAAGGACCTTGGAGCGGCATGCAACAAGCCGTTCTTCGTTTCAGCTATAGCTGTTCTCGACCCCGGCGAAAGCAATTTAATCGAGATGGCCAAGGGCGCACGGGCATGA
- a CDS encoding 50S ribosomal protein L18e, producing MKRTGPTNIHLRLLIHKLRKYSRLYKAPVWRDVAEYLERPRRKRVEVNLSRIDRHIKEGDVVVVPGKVLGGGSITKSNVVIAAWRFSRSALERLDGRVKAISIEELLEQNPEGKNVKIIT from the coding sequence ATGAAGAGGACTGGTCCAACGAACATTCACCTTCGCCTATTGATACACAAGCTCAGAAAATACAGCCGGCTCTACAAAGCCCCAGTGTGGAGAGATGTAGCCGAGTACCTCGAAAGACCGCGTAGGAAGAGAGTCGAGGTAAACCTCTCTAGGATCGATAGGCACATCAAGGAGGGCGACGTGGTCGTGGTACCCGGGAAGGTCCTGGGAGGAGGCTCGATAACGAAGTCGAACGTAGTCATAGCTGCGTGGAGGTTTAGCAGATCAGCCCTTGAAAGGCTAGATGGAAGGGTGAAAGCGATCTCGATCGAGGAGCTCTTGGAACAAAACCCTGAGGGTAAAAACGTTAAAATAATAACTTAG
- a CDS encoding 50S ribosomal protein L13, protein MSGKEEAIVIDGTGHIAGRLASVVAKRLLKGDRVVVVNAEKIVITGKPKRVVEKYLKRWVEWKTYYNPELRGPKYPKTPDRLFKRMVRGMLPMEKTIGRDSLKRLTVYVGLPDEYRNAKLVKVEEALFKNELVPYITLGELYKSLTNREVVSNA, encoded by the coding sequence ATGAGCGGAAAAGAGGAGGCAATTGTTATCGATGGAACGGGGCACATCGCCGGGAGGCTTGCAAGCGTGGTGGCTAAAAGGCTTCTGAAAGGAGACAGAGTGGTTGTTGTTAACGCGGAGAAAATAGTGATTACGGGAAAGCCGAAGAGGGTTGTGGAGAAGTATCTTAAGAGGTGGGTCGAGTGGAAAACTTACTACAACCCGGAGCTTAGAGGCCCTAAGTATCCCAAGACTCCCGACAGGCTCTTTAAGAGAATGGTGCGTGGAATGTTGCCTATGGAGAAAACGATTGGGAGAGACTCCCTGAAGAGGCTTACGGTCTACGTAGGGCTACCGGATGAGTATAGGAACGCGAAGCTTGTAAAGGTGGAAGAGGCGCTCTTCAAAAACGAGCTGGTTCCGTACATCACCCTGGGGGAGCTTTATAAGTCCTTAACGAACAGAGAAGTGGTGAGTAACGCATGA
- a CDS encoding DNA-directed RNA polymerase subunit N — translation MMFPIRCFTCGALIGDKWNEYSTRVANGEDPNKVLDDLGITRYCCRRMFLSHTEAIDKIIKYGSIEEYIPQPSRVR, via the coding sequence ATGATGTTCCCGATAAGGTGTTTTACTTGCGGAGCCCTGATAGGGGATAAGTGGAACGAGTACTCTACGCGCGTAGCTAACGGCGAGGACCCGAACAAAGTTCTCGACGATCTAGGGATAACCAGGTATTGCTGTAGGAGGATGTTCCTGTCTCATACGGAGGCTATTGACAAGATAATAAAGTACGGCTCGATAGAGGAGTACATCCCGCAACCTTCACGCGTACGCTAA
- the amrB gene encoding AmmeMemoRadiSam system protein B, whose product MVRSKRPAVHAGYFYPAEKRELIEALKNAFLHELGPGKLPEKPGSYTGNLIGVVAPHAGYIYSGHVAAHAYLALAEGGKPDVVFILGPNHHALGAPIALDENEVWETPLGDVEVDFRVSKELASREQIIRFDFQAHAYEHSIEVQVPFLQFVFGEGFTIVPISMMLQTPEAARRVGEAIAGLIMEKGLRAYVVASSDMSHYVESRIAAEKDKVAIERVLFLDAEGLYNAVIEEDISMCGPGPVMALIYIAKKLGYANVRLLKYADSGDVTGDKSSVVAYASLAFART is encoded by the coding sequence GTGGTGCGCTCCAAGAGACCCGCGGTGCACGCCGGCTACTTCTACCCTGCAGAAAAGCGGGAGTTGATCGAGGCTTTGAAAAACGCCTTTCTACACGAGCTGGGTCCAGGGAAGTTGCCCGAGAAACCTGGAAGCTACACCGGGAATCTGATAGGCGTGGTAGCACCGCACGCCGGCTACATTTACTCGGGGCACGTGGCCGCCCATGCCTACTTAGCTCTAGCAGAGGGAGGTAAGCCGGACGTGGTATTCATCCTTGGCCCGAACCATCACGCGCTCGGAGCCCCGATAGCGTTGGACGAAAACGAGGTATGGGAGACCCCGCTGGGAGACGTCGAGGTCGACTTCAGGGTCTCGAAGGAGCTTGCCTCGAGGGAGCAGATCATCCGCTTCGACTTCCAGGCGCACGCCTACGAGCACTCCATAGAGGTACAGGTGCCTTTCCTCCAGTTCGTATTCGGGGAGGGCTTCACGATAGTACCGATATCGATGATGCTTCAGACGCCGGAGGCCGCCCGGAGAGTCGGCGAGGCTATCGCGGGGCTCATAATGGAGAAGGGTCTTAGAGCCTACGTTGTCGCGAGTAGCGATATGAGCCACTACGTGGAGTCCAGGATAGCGGCCGAGAAGGATAAAGTGGCTATAGAGAGGGTACTGTTCCTGGACGCCGAGGGGTTATACAACGCGGTCATAGAGGAGGATATCTCGATGTGCGGTCCAGGGCCCGTCATGGCGCTAATCTACATCGCGAAGAAGCTTGGCTACGCCAACGTCCGCTTATTGAAGTACGCTGACTCCGGAGACGTCACGGGGGATAAAAGTAGCGTAGTGGCATATGCCTCCCTCGCGTTCGCACGCACATAG
- the rpsB gene encoding 30S ribosomal protein S2, which translates to MSLDELKLLEGQLLIPLEMYLAAGIRIGTKMKSKFMEPFIYSARPDGLYLLDVKKTDERIRIAAKMIARYDPSKFVVVSGRQYGHRPVRKFCGLVGCKPMLGRVLPGTFTNPALSHFTEADLMMVTDPRVDEQAVVEAGTMGIPVIALCDTDSPISNVDLIIPTNNRGRKALALIFWLLAREVLRIRGDIPPNGELPVPLSDFEARILTTGEVV; encoded by the coding sequence ATGAGTCTCGATGAGTTAAAGCTACTCGAAGGGCAACTGCTGATACCGCTGGAAATGTACCTAGCAGCCGGTATAAGGATAGGCACGAAGATGAAGAGCAAGTTTATGGAGCCGTTTATATACAGTGCACGACCCGATGGTCTCTACCTTCTCGACGTGAAGAAGACTGACGAGAGGATAAGGATAGCCGCCAAGATGATAGCTAGGTACGACCCGTCCAAGTTCGTCGTTGTTTCGGGTAGGCAGTACGGGCACCGCCCGGTTAGGAAGTTCTGCGGGCTTGTCGGATGTAAACCCATGCTTGGGAGGGTACTGCCTGGAACGTTCACGAACCCTGCTCTCTCCCACTTCACCGAGGCAGACCTGATGATGGTTACGGATCCGCGTGTCGACGAGCAGGCAGTTGTCGAGGCGGGAACGATGGGTATACCTGTTATAGCTCTGTGTGATACCGACTCTCCTATATCCAACGTGGACTTGATAATTCCGACTAACAACCGTGGAAGGAAGGCCCTTGCGTTGATCTTCTGGCTACTAGCACGGGAAGTCCTCAGGATACGTGGAGACATACCGCCGAACGGAGAGCTCCCGGTACCGCTCTCCGACTTCGAAGCGAGGATACTTACTACCGGCGAAGTCGTGTAG
- a CDS encoding 30S ribosomal protein S12 has translation MPGSKSPRGMFAARKLELKRKKFRWSDLEYKRRILQLKKKVDPLEGAPQARGIVVEKVGIESRQPNSAVRKCVRVQLLKNGKVVTAFLPGDGALLFVNEHDEVVIEGIGGPEGRAYGDLPGVRWKVIKVNGVSLKEILRGRKQKPTR, from the coding sequence GTGCCGGGTAGCAAGTCTCCTAGAGGGATGTTCGCGGCGAGAAAGCTTGAACTCAAGCGTAAAAAGTTCAGGTGGAGCGATCTTGAGTATAAGCGCCGGATACTTCAATTGAAGAAGAAAGTCGACCCGCTCGAGGGAGCCCCCCAGGCTAGAGGAATAGTCGTAGAAAAAGTGGGTATTGAGAGCAGGCAGCCCAACAGCGCTGTGAGGAAGTGCGTTAGGGTTCAATTACTAAAGAACGGCAAGGTCGTTACGGCGTTTCTACCGGGCGATGGAGCCCTCCTCTTTGTTAACGAGCACGACGAGGTGGTTATCGAGGGTATAGGCGGCCCTGAGGGAAGAGCTTACGGAGACCTGCCTGGAGTGAGATGGAAGGTCATAAAGGTGAACGGAGTCTCGCTAAAGGAGATACTCAGGGGAAGAAAGCAGAAGCCTACGAGGTAG
- a CDS encoding 30S ribosomal protein S9 — MKMVLASARRKTARARVILRDGRGRVFVNGTPLEILEPEVIRLKIMEPLRLAGSLAEKVDIYAEAEGGGIVSQASAIRTAIARALVEWSGSEELKKLYLAYDRRLLVEDPRQAEPKKPRGRSARAKRQKSYR; from the coding sequence ATGAAGATGGTGTTGGCCTCTGCCCGTAGAAAGACTGCACGCGCAAGGGTTATCCTTCGCGATGGCCGCGGGAGGGTATTCGTAAACGGGACTCCATTGGAGATACTCGAGCCGGAGGTCATACGGTTAAAAATAATGGAGCCTCTGAGGCTTGCCGGTAGCCTTGCCGAGAAGGTTGACATCTACGCTGAAGCCGAGGGAGGTGGTATCGTCTCACAGGCTTCCGCCATTAGGACGGCTATAGCGCGGGCTCTTGTAGAGTGGAGCGGGAGCGAAGAGCTGAAAAAGCTGTACTTAGCTTACGACAGGAGGCTTCTCGTAGAGGACCCGCGCCAAGCAGAGCCTAAGAAACCTAGAGGGAGATCGGCGAGGGCAAAGAGGCAGAAGAGTTACAGGTAG
- a CDS encoding archease: protein MRAMQKRLSPAVKKGVVEGMSGTCGGFELLPHTADIMVRAKGRSIEEAFSNAAVGMYEVMTSVASIEPLEDREVVAEGFDLENLLYNFLENLLVLLDTEGFLVSRVKSLRISKTEEGYRLTAVVSGERFSPDKHESRVLVKAITYHEMRIYREDNCYVVEYVPDI, encoded by the coding sequence ATGCGCGCGATGCAGAAACGTTTATCGCCTGCTGTGAAGAAGGGGGTCGTGGAGGGTATGAGCGGGACGTGCGGGGGGTTCGAGCTTTTACCCCATACTGCCGATATAATGGTTAGGGCGAAGGGAAGGTCCATAGAAGAGGCCTTTTCAAATGCTGCCGTAGGGATGTACGAGGTTATGACGAGCGTAGCGTCCATAGAGCCTCTTGAAGACCGCGAAGTGGTAGCCGAAGGGTTTGACCTCGAGAACCTGCTTTACAACTTCCTCGAGAATCTCCTCGTATTGCTCGACACGGAGGGATTCCTCGTGTCACGAGTGAAAAGCTTGAGGATAAGCAAGACGGAGGAAGGCTACAGGCTTACCGCCGTGGTCTCCGGAGAGCGTTTCTCTCCAGATAAACACGAGTCCAGGGTTCTCGTAAAGGCAATAACCTACCACGAGATGAGGATTTACCGCGAAGACAACTGCTACGTCGTCGAGTACGTCCCCGACATTTAG
- the fni gene encoding type 2 isopentenyl-diphosphate Delta-isomerase — protein sequence MSSDIIFTRKDQHLVYSLKENVQARGVTTLLECVRFVHQTVLEANFSDVDVSTKFLGYEVAAPIVISGMTGGTPMGGKVNAMLAEVAQRLKVPIGVGSQRAALKDRAAVETFRVVREKAPDVPVIANIGASQVSMGLSAGEVQELLDMVGADALAVHLNPLQEVLQPEGEPSFKNFLGNLREIVKSVKVPVILKQTGEGFSRESALKIADTGVKGVDVGGAGGTSFAVIEGLRARYAGLDLHEEIAFEFAGWGIPTAASVLEVRSALPDILLIATGGIRSGLDAAKVIRLGADFAGLALPVLKEVYYRGVEGGYRFLEKVIRELKIAVFLTGGRTLADLKNAPIVITGELKDWVVQRGLRV from the coding sequence ATGTCGTCGGATATCATATTCACGAGGAAGGACCAGCACCTGGTATACTCGCTCAAGGAAAACGTTCAGGCGCGCGGAGTAACCACTCTACTTGAATGCGTCAGGTTTGTACACCAGACTGTACTCGAGGCAAACTTCTCCGATGTGGACGTGTCCACGAAGTTCCTTGGATACGAGGTCGCGGCGCCTATCGTCATCAGCGGGATGACAGGAGGCACCCCCATGGGTGGAAAAGTCAACGCCATGCTCGCCGAGGTTGCCCAGAGGTTGAAGGTACCCATAGGCGTTGGTAGCCAGCGTGCGGCACTGAAGGACAGGGCTGCCGTTGAGACATTTAGAGTTGTACGCGAGAAGGCGCCGGACGTACCGGTGATAGCCAATATAGGGGCTAGCCAGGTATCAATGGGCCTCAGTGCCGGCGAGGTGCAGGAGTTGCTGGACATGGTCGGCGCGGACGCGCTTGCCGTTCACCTAAACCCTCTGCAGGAGGTGCTTCAGCCCGAAGGAGAACCCTCCTTCAAGAACTTCCTCGGAAACCTCAGGGAGATCGTGAAGAGCGTAAAAGTCCCCGTGATTTTGAAGCAAACAGGGGAGGGCTTCTCCAGGGAATCCGCGCTGAAAATCGCCGATACGGGGGTAAAGGGGGTCGACGTTGGAGGCGCGGGGGGAACATCCTTCGCGGTTATAGAGGGTTTAAGGGCGCGCTACGCGGGGCTCGATCTTCACGAAGAGATAGCCTTCGAGTTTGCAGGGTGGGGTATCCCCACCGCGGCCAGCGTGCTCGAAGTGCGCTCGGCGTTACCAGACATACTGCTCATCGCTACGGGCGGCATAAGAAGCGGCTTGGACGCGGCTAAGGTGATCCGCCTTGGCGCAGATTTCGCCGGACTAGCCCTACCGGTATTGAAGGAAGTGTACTACAGGGGCGTCGAGGGGGGATACAGGTTCCTGGAGAAAGTTATCCGCGAGCTTAAGATAGCGGTTTTCCTCACAGGTGGGCGGACTCTCGCAGACCTCAAGAATGCGCCGATCGTTATAACCGGGGAGCTGAAGGACTGGGTGGTTCAGAGGGGGCTACGCGTATAG
- a CDS encoding DNA-directed RNA polymerase subunit D, giving the protein MSNLPELQVLSKKQNRLVFMLRNTTPAFANALRRALISEVPILAIDEVIVTENTSALWDEMIAHRLALVPLKIDPETYDALRDLYEQGKDPQVIFSLEEEAGERPRTVLSGHLRFEGIEGAPLPPESAGIEPVSKNIPILKLGKGQKISLTAIARMGTGRQHAKWQPVGPVGYKYKPVVRILREDLPEDEALKIISTCPRRVFGYVDGKLTVINEMQCSLCRECEEKFPGIVEVDGDPSNIILTVESIGCLPPEKLLAVAADVLSKKLDNFLEKVQLAVSSTLTGKAPSEN; this is encoded by the coding sequence GTGTCGAACCTGCCGGAACTTCAGGTGCTCTCCAAGAAGCAGAACCGCCTAGTATTCATGCTTAGAAACACTACGCCTGCGTTTGCCAACGCCCTTAGAAGAGCCCTAATCTCCGAGGTTCCAATACTGGCGATAGACGAGGTAATAGTAACGGAGAATACCAGCGCTTTATGGGACGAAATGATAGCCCACAGGCTGGCCCTGGTCCCGCTGAAGATAGACCCGGAGACGTACGACGCTCTGAGGGATCTCTACGAGCAGGGGAAAGACCCTCAGGTGATTTTCTCGCTCGAGGAGGAGGCAGGAGAGCGGCCGAGAACAGTTCTAAGCGGGCACCTGAGGTTTGAAGGCATCGAGGGTGCACCTTTGCCCCCCGAGTCCGCAGGCATAGAGCCGGTCTCCAAGAATATTCCCATACTTAAGCTTGGGAAGGGGCAGAAAATCTCCCTAACGGCGATAGCCAGGATGGGTACAGGCAGGCAGCACGCAAAGTGGCAACCGGTAGGCCCCGTGGGTTACAAGTATAAGCCCGTGGTCAGAATTCTCAGGGAAGACTTACCCGAGGATGAAGCATTGAAGATAATTTCCACTTGTCCGAGAAGGGTTTTCGGCTATGTCGACGGGAAGTTGACAGTTATAAACGAGATGCAGTGCTCGCTCTGCAGAGAATGCGAAGAAAAGTTCCCCGGAATCGTAGAGGTGGACGGCGATCCGAGCAACATAATACTCACTGTGGAGAGCATCGGGTGTCTACCACCGGAGAAACTTCTAGCCGTCGCTGCAGATGTTCTAAGCAAAAAGCTTGACAACTTTCTCGAAAAGGTCCAGCTAGCGGTAAGCTCTACTCTCACCGGTAAAGCTCCAAGCGAGAACTAG
- a CDS encoding RtcB family protein has protein sequence MAPPLRRITEYLWEIPEKYKPGMNVPGLVIADEVLISKMKEDLTLEQVANVAMLPGIYKYSIVLPDGHQGYGFPIGGVAAFDAEKGVLSPGGVGYDINCGVRVLSTNLTEQEVRPKLRELAETLFRKIPSGLGSTSGLRLSHAELDRVLEEGVEWAIERGYGWREDMEHIEEKGRMEGADADAVSNEAKQRGSNQLGTLGSGNHFLEVQRVDKIYDPEVAKVFGIEREGQVTVMIHTGSRGLGHQVASDYLKIMERVVRKYNMPLPDRELVSVPATSPEAERYFAAMKAAANFAWTNRQVITHWVRESFRAVFKTDPDKLGLNVIYDVAHNIAKLEEHVVDGKRVKVYVHRKGATRAFPPGHPEIPADYKSIGQPVLIPGSMGTASYILVGTQKAMDLTFGSSPHGAGRMQSRAEARRSVRGQEIKSELESRGIVVRAASLAVVAEEAPDAYKDVDRVVMVADAVGIARKIVRMTPIAVVKG, from the coding sequence ATGGCTCCGCCACTTAGGAGGATCACCGAGTACCTATGGGAAATACCGGAGAAGTACAAGCCCGGCATGAACGTGCCGGGGCTCGTCATAGCGGATGAAGTGTTAATATCGAAGATGAAGGAGGATTTAACGCTCGAGCAGGTCGCTAACGTTGCCATGTTGCCGGGCATCTACAAGTACTCTATAGTTCTTCCAGACGGCCACCAGGGTTACGGCTTCCCAATAGGCGGCGTCGCCGCGTTCGATGCAGAGAAAGGCGTGCTTAGCCCCGGAGGCGTAGGCTACGATATCAACTGCGGCGTAAGAGTCCTGTCCACGAACCTTACGGAGCAGGAGGTTAGGCCGAAACTCAGGGAGCTCGCAGAGACCCTTTTCAGGAAGATCCCCTCGGGGCTTGGAAGCACGAGTGGTTTAAGGCTGAGCCACGCGGAGCTGGACCGCGTACTCGAGGAGGGGGTCGAGTGGGCTATTGAAAGAGGCTACGGCTGGAGAGAGGACATGGAGCATATAGAGGAGAAGGGGAGAATGGAGGGCGCAGATGCAGACGCGGTGTCCAACGAGGCCAAGCAGAGGGGTAGCAACCAGCTGGGCACGCTGGGTAGCGGGAACCACTTCCTGGAAGTCCAGAGGGTTGACAAAATCTACGACCCCGAGGTTGCAAAGGTTTTCGGGATTGAGAGGGAGGGACAAGTAACCGTAATGATACACACAGGTAGCAGGGGGCTTGGACACCAGGTTGCAAGCGACTATCTGAAGATAATGGAGAGAGTCGTAAGAAAGTACAACATGCCGCTACCGGACAGGGAGCTTGTATCCGTGCCGGCGACGTCCCCGGAGGCCGAAAGGTACTTCGCAGCCATGAAGGCCGCGGCGAACTTTGCCTGGACGAATAGGCAGGTTATCACACACTGGGTTAGGGAAAGCTTCCGAGCGGTTTTCAAGACAGACCCGGATAAGCTCGGTCTCAATGTGATCTACGACGTAGCTCACAACATTGCCAAGCTCGAGGAGCACGTGGTGGACGGTAAAAGAGTGAAAGTCTACGTTCACAGGAAGGGGGCTACGCGGGCCTTTCCACCCGGGCACCCAGAGATCCCCGCAGACTACAAATCCATAGGTCAACCCGTCCTGATACCCGGCTCTATGGGTACTGCGAGCTACATACTCGTAGGAACGCAGAAAGCCATGGATTTGACGTTCGGCTCCTCTCCGCACGGCGCTGGAAGGATGCAGAGCCGCGCTGAAGCGCGTAGAAGCGTGAGGGGACAGGAGATAAAGTCCGAGCTTGAGAGTAGAGGTATAGTGGTTAGGGCTGCGAGCCTAGCTGTCGTCGCCGAGGAGGCTCCAGACGCGTACAAGGACGTGGACAGAGTAGTTATGGTCGCGGATGCAGTCGGCATTGCTAGGAAGATAGTGAGGATGACGCCCATAGCAGTGGTGAAAGGCTAA
- a CDS encoding NusA-like transcription termination signal-binding factor yields the protein MTSEEGRRLTHEDLQIMNLFEEITKVPPKDIVYDDTFQRYIFLVDKGFAPLAVGKNGSKIRMIKELLRKDVEVVEDGSSLEDFVKSVFFPARVVEVKVREENNRKVVIAVVPPDQLGLAIGRNGRNVQRAKILLKRYYGADEVRVQRQG from the coding sequence ATGACCTCGGAGGAGGGTCGAAGACTGACGCATGAAGACCTCCAGATAATGAATTTGTTCGAGGAGATAACGAAGGTGCCGCCTAAAGACATAGTCTACGACGATACCTTCCAAAGGTACATATTCCTGGTGGACAAGGGTTTTGCCCCCCTCGCGGTTGGGAAGAACGGGTCAAAGATACGGATGATTAAAGAACTGCTTAGAAAAGACGTGGAAGTAGTTGAGGACGGGTCATCCCTCGAAGATTTCGTCAAATCGGTGTTCTTCCCCGCCAGGGTCGTCGAAGTTAAAGTCCGAGAAGAGAATAACAGGAAAGTTGTCATAGCCGTGGTTCCCCCGGATCAGCTCGGGCTCGCGATAGGCAGGAACGGCAGGAACGTTCAGCGGGCGAAAATCCTGCTGAAAAGATACTATGGGGCGGACGAGGTAAGAGTGCAGAGACAAGGGTAA
- a CDS encoding helix-turn-helix domain-containing protein: MTIKIVVERLPTREDMDPVTLRRHPALRQLYSLYEEEGEVAPKIIRENLSVEAARKVLSNRVIELLSAIKENKGASISELARILRRSPSNVYRDLAELARWRIIKLREDGRKKVPEIIAKKIEIEIL, from the coding sequence GTGACGATAAAGATAGTTGTCGAGAGGCTTCCAACGAGGGAAGACATGGACCCGGTAACCCTTAGAAGACACCCGGCGCTGAGGCAACTGTACTCGCTTTACGAGGAGGAAGGCGAGGTAGCCCCGAAGATCATCAGAGAGAATCTCAGCGTAGAAGCTGCCCGCAAAGTGCTCAGCAACAGGGTTATCGAGCTTCTCTCTGCGATAAAGGAAAACAAAGGCGCGTCGATCTCCGAGCTTGCTAGGATACTGCGTAGATCCCCTTCAAACGTCTATAGAGACCTAGCAGAGCTTGCACGCTGGAGGATCATCAAGCTTAGAGAGGATGGGAGGAAAAAGGTGCCCGAGATCATAGCCAAGAAGATAGAGATAGAGATTCTTTGA
- the rpoA2 gene encoding DNA-directed RNA polymerase subunit A'' yields the protein MRSVSEPISEEELWNEIEKYHELLPASLRRELYDKILKAGLSRSEALSVINEALRRYLSSLVSPGEAVGMVAAQSIGEPATQMTLRTFHFAGVRELNVTLGLPRLIEIVDLRREPSTPIMEVYLEPEHAKDLDFALKIAREIELTTMENLCSSITIDYFEFAIVMELDPDMMENRGVTMDDVINALEKLKGKKGKIEVNGNTVVLYTGLEDVTKLRRMYDRVLNLRIKGLKGIRHAIVKPVRDEKGELVEYVILTEGSNLKAVLGIEGVDPRRTTTNNILEIYEVLGIEAARAAIIKEIKKVLDEHGLDVDWRHIMMVADAMTYSGKVRQVGRHGVAGEKGSVLARASFEVTVKNLVEAALRGELDELRGVIENVIIGSKPIPLGTGSVKLKMRYEFGQSAQKEVQ from the coding sequence GTGAGAAGCGTGAGTGAGCCTATAAGCGAGGAGGAGCTGTGGAACGAGATCGAGAAGTACCACGAGCTTCTGCCCGCCTCTCTGCGCAGGGAACTCTACGACAAAATATTGAAGGCGGGGCTAAGCCGCTCAGAGGCTCTCTCAGTGATCAATGAGGCTCTCCGAAGATACCTGTCGAGCCTAGTCTCCCCCGGCGAGGCAGTAGGCATGGTGGCGGCACAATCTATAGGCGAGCCCGCCACCCAAATGACCTTGAGGACGTTCCACTTCGCCGGCGTAAGGGAGCTCAACGTGACCCTGGGGCTTCCGAGGCTTATCGAAATAGTGGACTTAAGGCGCGAACCCTCAACCCCCATAATGGAAGTGTACCTGGAGCCGGAGCACGCCAAAGACCTCGACTTCGCGTTGAAGATAGCCAGGGAGATCGAGCTCACCACGATGGAAAACCTCTGTAGCTCCATAACCATAGACTACTTCGAGTTCGCCATAGTAATGGAGCTAGACCCAGACATGATGGAGAACAGGGGCGTCACGATGGATGACGTTATAAACGCCCTGGAGAAGCTGAAGGGCAAGAAAGGGAAGATAGAAGTGAACGGTAATACCGTTGTGCTCTACACGGGGCTCGAGGATGTCACAAAGCTTAGACGCATGTACGACAGGGTCCTAAACCTAAGAATCAAGGGGTTAAAGGGTATCCGCCACGCCATAGTCAAGCCGGTCAGGGACGAGAAGGGAGAGCTCGTCGAGTACGTGATACTCACGGAGGGTAGCAACCTGAAGGCCGTTCTTGGAATAGAGGGGGTAGACCCGAGGAGAACAACCACGAACAACATACTCGAGATATACGAGGTGCTAGGCATCGAGGCGGCGCGGGCAGCCATAATAAAGGAGATAAAGAAGGTTCTCGATGAACACGGACTCGACGTGGACTGGCGCCATATAATGATGGTCGCCGACGCGATGACTTACTCCGGCAAGGTGCGGCAAGTGGGTAGGCACGGAGTAGCCGGGGAGAAGGGGAGCGTGCTGGCGAGAGCCAGCTTCGAGGTGACGGTGAAGAACCTCGTAGAGGCAGCGCTTCGAGGAGAGCTCGACGAGCTAAGGGGGGTCATCGAAAACGTGATTATAGGTAGCAAGCCTATACCGCTGGGTACTGGCTCAGTAAAGTTAAAAATGAGGTATGAGTTTGGACAGAGCGCGCAGAAAGAGGTGCAGTAG